ACATTGCATCGTCGTTCAAATAGATGATGCGTGGCGACTTTTTCCCTTTGGACTTCTTCGAGGGGAACACCCAGCGACCATGTTTGACGTCGACCCACTCTGCGACCACTCGCAGCGACTCCTGTGGTCGACAACCGGTTTGGTAAGTCGTCACGAGCAGATCGCGAAACCGGACATCCGGCACAAACTTGAGCAGTTGTTCGAACTCATCAGCCGGAATGTAGACATCCTTTCGTTCAGCCCCCGGCACGTCGAGCGCCTCAAGCGGATCACTGTCGATGCGTCCCTGGCGGCGTGCCCAACTCAGACATCGCTTAATGCTGCGGAAGTAGTTCCGACGGGTCGTCTGTGCCACATCGTAGCCATCGACCCATTGCTCAACATGATATGGCCTGAGAGCAGAGACTCGCATCTCCGGATACTTCAGAACGAACCGTTGCAACCGATGTCGGTACCATTCGTAAGTATCCGGGGCTCGATTTTTTTGCGTCCATTCCAGAAACGCATCAATAATCACGATGAGCGATTCTGGGGAAACGTGCTGCTCATGCGGCTTACCCATCAACTGATGATACTGCCGAAAAGCTGCGTCCTTGTCCGGGCCAAGATTCACCTGTTTGCGGTTAATCTCGACGTACCAGACGCCGCGGGCCTTCTTGAAGAAAGGCTTAGGAAAATGTGCCATTGCGAACCCTCCAATCGAATCCAGAAAACGGAAACAACAGAGGCGATGAAAAGTTCGCTTCACGATTCGGACCGGCTGCCACCGGCGTCCCAAATCATAATTCAGCCCGACTTCTCGGACAACTTCTCGGACATAGCCGATAATCGAAGTTGCCGAATCGTCGTAAGTCCTTTGGTAGCAAAGTACACCCGGGAGGATTCGAACCTCCAACCCCCGGTTCCGAAGACCGGGGCGACGTTCGATAACCTGCCTTTAACTTGCTTGATAACTCTTTGATATAAAACTACTTAGGCGTAGACATCGCCTGACATTCGACTCACCCAACTTCCAGAGTTTTACGTATTTTGCAACGGTTCGCAAGGAATTCTGTACCTCATTCTGTATCACTTAAGTTACCGCATCAAGGAATGTTAACGGAGGACTAATGCGTTGCTCCGCAACAGAACGGGTGACGTAGATAAATGCATATCGCATTGCACTTTTACCAAGTGTTCCGTTACGGATGATCAACGCTCTCAGAAGCCGAGACGGTCACTGCTAGATGGCAGTGATTGTCAGCGGTGTGGAGTCGAACGTTAGCCCCACTAGTCAACCGGCTCTCAATGGCAACGCCGCAATCCTCTCGAACTGATCTCGGACGCTCAAGGGTCAGATGGCATCAATCCAACTCCGGAATTCCTGCCAAATAGTGATGTCGGTCGGATTGGCGGCTGCTGGTTCCATAACAGCGTTGGGAACGGGGACCGGAGAATCACTTGCGAACAGACCATTGGAGGGATTCCCAAGGCACGTCGACGTCCCTTTGGAGATGATCAGTGTGAAGCTGTTGGAGGCGACGGAAACACGACGACGGCGTTTGGCTTGGTGACCGAGAACGGTTCGATCTCAGTGAGTTCCGCCATGACTCGGGCGCTGGCAAAATACTGCCAAATTGCCATCAACTCGACGACTCCCATGAATCGTTCGGGGCAGACAAAATGCGCTCGGGCGATAAAATCCGAGTAGATTGCGGCGGAGCCCCTGTTCTCAAAAGGTGGTTTCGAAGACGCTGTGCGCGGGTCTCCTGCCCCCGCACGTCTGCGGTTCCGGCATCCATCCACCTCACTCAGAGGCTTCCGCCGGGCATGCCCCGGCCGGAGCCCGCAACACTAACAGTGGAGAATAGTGCAGTGCGCAATCGTGCCGCCCCAGTTCTTCATGTCACACGATACATCGATGCCAATTCATGCCTGTCTCAGATGGCGTCAATCCATGAGCGAAAATTGTCCCAAATCGCTGACGAAATCTCAGTGTTGTCCGGTTCGCCAACGGTTTCAGGCGGTCGCACTTTTGTTTGCGGTGAGAAGCCGAACATGCTGTCATCGTCTTCTTTGTCGGCAAGACCCACCGGGCTGCCGTAGCAGTCAGAACTGACAACGCGGCCTGCGGTTCGAGCCCCCGATCCCGACGCGGGACCACCGAGATTGCCGACATTAATCCGAATCTGAGCCGCCGTTAGCGCGCTGCTGCCCTTGGACTGGTCAATCTGAGCGTTTGTGCCGGAGAGTTTGACTAGGTGAATCAGAAACGAATCGCTGGCGTCGAAGTCTCCATCACCGTCCACGTCACCGACTGTTTGCATCGCATCAATGGCGGCACGAATCTCGCTGGCGGACAGCGGACTGCTGCCTTTCGACTGGTCGATCTGAGTATCCGTGCCGGAGAGTTTGGCTAGATGAATCAGAAACGAATCGCTGGCGTCGAAATCTGTGTCGCCGTCCACGTCGCCGAGCGGACTGGCATCATCGTTGTCGGTGATCGTGCCCATGCCGGTGTCGCTGACATCGACGGCCCGGGCACCGACCGGCGTGCCGGAGCTGATTACCAGTGAGGCCGTAAACGACTCCGACGCCTCGGGAGCACTGTCTTCAGTAATCGGGACCGAAATAGTCTTGTCAGCGTTATCACCGGCGGCGAAGCTGATGGTCTGCGTGTCGTGATTGAAGTCACCGGCGGCTGTGCTAACGTTGACAAAGCTGACATCCACATCCACAGCGACATCAAGCGCGTTCGACAACGACAGCGTGAAGTCCAATGTGCCATCCCCCTCGTTGACGGTGACGTCGTTGATTGTGAATGTCGCCGTTTCGTCGTTGGTGATGGTTCCCGTGGCTGCGTTCGACGTGCCGACCAGATAATCGGCCCCAGCCGTCAGCGTCAAAATAGCAGTTTCGTCGAGTTCCGCGACAGAATCGGCAATTGGGTCGATCGTAACGGTGGCCGTGGCGGAACCATCGGCAAACGTCACGGTGCCTGCTGCGCCTGTGAATGTTGCGGCACCAGTCTGCGTGTAGTCTGTGGCAAACGCGGCGGCTCCGCTGACACTAAAACCAGCCGTGATGGCTCCAGTCGTGATGTCGCGTGTGAAGGCATAGCCCAGGTTTCCGACGCCGTCTTCCGCAACTGCGGCCGGAGCAACGGCCACCGTGATCGTCGGTGTTCTCTGAACATTCAGAGTCGCTGCACCCTGAGTGAACACCTCAAACGTTTGTCCACCGATGACATCGTCTGCCGCCTGTGTCCAGCCTGCTCCGATGTCGACTGTGTCATCGCCATCGCGAAGCAAGGTCAGCGTGTTGGATGTGCTGCTGATGTTGAGGACTTCCTGCACGTCCAGGGTCAGCGTGTTGTCGCCGCTGCCGGAGATGTCGATTTCCTCGATGTCGACGATGCGGTTGTCGGCGACCGTAGTCAGATCGAGTGTGATGCCGCTGCCGTCCAGACGCAGTGTGTCCCTGCCGTTGCCGCCGATGATTCGGCGTGTGCTGCTGAAATCGGCATCCGGGATGGCCAGCGTGTCGTCGCCTTCGCCGCCGCGCAGCACGTCGGCACCACCATCACTGATCAACACGTCGTCACCGCCGCCGCCGATCAGGATGTCGATCGCGACGGCCCCCTGATTTGCCATCAGCGTGTTTGCGGTTCCGTCGCCGACCTGCGTCTCGGCTCCACCCGTGAAGTTCCCCCCGAACACCACGTAGCTCTCCCCTTCGCGGGTGTCGGTCCCGCCAGCATCCGCTCGGTATGCCCCGATAATGAGGTCGTCGAAACCGTCACCGTTCACATCACCGGCGCTGCTTGCCGGACTCCCTGCGGAATCTTCTGCGTCGGTGCCGAAGATTGTGATCCCGTCGGAACCGAGGTTGCCCAGATCGATCGTCGTCGACAGCGATGCCCCGCCGAAAATCACATAGCTTTCCCCTGCTGCGTTCTTCGCGTTGTTCGCTGCGTCGGCACCAGATGCTCCGATGATGAGGTCATCGAAACCGTCACCATTCAAGTCCCCACCACTGCTCACGCTAACACCGCTGTAGTCATTGGTGTCGGCACCGTGAATGATGAGACCCGCATTGCCGAGGTTCGCGAGGTCCATCATGGCTGGCAGCGATGCACTGCCGAAAATCACATAGCTTTCCCCTGCTGCGGTCTTCGCGTTGTTCGCTGCGTCGGCCACGGCTCCGATAATCAGGTCGTCGAAACCGTCGCCATTTACATCACCAGCACCGCTCACACTGATACCGCTTGCGTCTCCAGCGTCGGCTCCGTGAATAACGAGTCCCGCATTCCCAAGATTTCCCAGGTCAATGGTGGCCGGAAGTGTTTCGCCGCCGAAAATCACATAGCTTTCCCCTGCTGTGGTCTTCGCGTTGTTCGCTGCGTCGGCTTCGCTGGCTCCAATAATGAAGTCGTCAAAGCCGTCACCATTCACGTCTCCAGCATCGCTTACGCTATAACCGCTTTCATCTTCTGCGTCGGCTCCGTATATGATGAGTCCCGCGTTTCCGAGATTGGCGAGCTGAATTGTAGCCGGAAGAGTGTCTCCACCGAAAATCACGTAACTTTCACCGGCGTCATTTTTCGCGTTGTTCGCGCCATAGGCAAAATTCGCTCCGATGAGCAGGTCGTCAAAACCATCACCGTTCACATCACCGGCGCTGCTCACGCTAATACCGCTTGCGTCTAATTCGTCGGCTCCTTGAATAACGAGTCCAGCATTCCCGAAATTATCGAGGTCAATGGTGGTCGGAAGAGTGTCCCCGCCGAAGACTACGTAGCTGTTTCCAGCACCATACTTGCCGTTGGTATATGAATAGGGGCCACTTGCTCCGATGATGAGGTCGTCGAAACCGTCACCATTCACGTCACCACCTGCGCTCACGCTATAACCGCTGTAACCAAATTCGTCGGCTCCGTGAATGACGATTCCCGTATTTCCGAGATTGGCGAGGTCAATGGTGGCCGGAAATGTTTTTCCGCCGAAAATTACATAACTCTCACCGGCCCGTTCTTTCGCGTTGTTCGCGGCGTAGGCCCAGTAAGCTCCAATGATGAGGTCGTCGAAACCGTCCCTGTTCACGTCACCGGCGCTGCTCACGCTAAACCCGCTACGATCTTCTGCGTCGGCACCGTGAATGATGGTGCCGTCACCTGAGACCAGAGCGGCCAGATCGATGGTCGTGAGCAAACAGCGTTGCTCAAGACTTTCCGCCGATGAGCGACTGACATCCCGAGCCGACAATTGACACCCCACTCGGCGTCGGCGACTAACGGTTCGATCATCAAAAACGGTGCATAAAGACGATAACCGCGACTTAATCGACATCGACTGCATTCCCCAACACGAAAAACCAACCGGCAGCGAACGATTCATCGGTCACAGCGAATTCTCTCAAAAGGTTACACGGGCCACGGTGGATACCCCCATCGTGCCGGTGCCGATTCCCTGAATTTTATCGAACTTGGTGTGCGCGCGTCTCCTGCCCCCGCACCTTCGTTCACAACGAGCTTTCCTCACCGACTCGCAAGACGCGGCGGATTTCGTCGGTGCGGAATCCGAGCGCCTGAGGTCGTCGAATGCCCGGCAATATGATCACGTCGTACAGTTCTGACACCACGCCTTCGATGCGTACCCAATGAATTGCATCTCCGGTTCGCAGATCAATCACATGCAGCCCGCACCGAGGATCGACTTGTGCCTTCCCAAGGTTCTGATCCAGATCCAATCCGGAGAAGGTCCGGTTTTCGCGCTGCTTCGAAAGGCCGATGATGGCGTAGTCGCCGTGGAACCACAGGCCTCTTTGATAGCCCGGACAAAACGCGACCGATTCAAAGCAGCCTTTGTCCCGGTCAATGAACCCAAAGTGCCCGGTGCCGGAATTTAACACCCACAACTTATCGCGATAGACTCGCGGAGAATGCGGCATGGACAGGCCGGTCGCGACGACAGCGTTGGTCTGCACATCAATCACGCAGCCTCCGTCATGACGCCGGTCTCGCCAACCATCGGCCACATTGGATTGGCTGACCGCCGTCACGTACTTGGCTTTACCGTTTTCCAGAGCCAACCCGTTCAGATGACAACGATCTTCAGCCGCCAGTCGATCAATAAACGGAGGCTTCCACAGCGGCACGAAACTATGAGTGTCACTGATCGTCGCCAAACAGCCGAACAGCGTGTTCACAAAGACGACTCGCCCGCTGTCTTCAACCGCCACATCGTGAATATCCAGATCGCCCGTCACGTATCCCACCTGAGGAACATACAGGCGATCGAAGCTTTCCGCAGTCTGACCGGGCTCCAGCACATTTTCGAACCGCCACAACTGGTACAGCGACGACAGCCACAACGTCTGATCCGTCGCATGCAGTCCCAGACAGCGGTTGAACGTGCGTTCAAACACAGACAGCCTGCCATCGGGCTGCAGGCCCAGCAAAAACAGCTTTCCCGCCTGATAGGTGGTAAACGCGAGACTTAGCTTCTGTTCCGCCAGCCAGTCCGGAAACTGACGTGAAGATGTAAGTTCAAAGATCGGAGCGGGAGACGCAGAAGACACTTTTGAAATTCCTTTCTCGATCAAATTCGCACTGGAGGATGCTGGTGACTGCAACCGTCCATGTCAAGGAACAGTCCGGGGCTGGCCAGTGGATGGGTGTATCGTCGGTGTCAGCCACAAAAAGAACAGGGAAAGCGGGTGCAACCCCCGACATGCACCCTCGGGCCCCCGATCCGTATGATGGCGGCTTGGCACTTGGTTCAAGTCGAATAACGATGACTGACAAGCACGCCGAATCTACGAGCCGCCTGTGAGGCAGGAAAAAAACAAGTGTCGCTAAACAACAATCGTGCAGGCGGCATTCCTGGCGTGATGCAACAGTCGGCCCATCGAATGCGTGTCGAGCATTCCGGCTTCATCGACACTCAGCACTCCATTCTTTGGAAGCTGGACAGGCTTCCTGATCCATCGTGGCTTATGGGCACGACAGATCAGAGCAATCATTATTTTGCAGCAACGACCTGCTACTCAAGAATTGAAGCCACAGACAGACCCGCAAAACAAAACGAGCAAATTGCAATCGACGACAGTTAACCACGTCGCTGCGCGCCTCTTACCGGCGTCGGAGACGGGAAAGCCAACCTTTCTAACCGCCGTCTACAAGCCCCTCTTGGACACACTAAGACAAAACAGCACTTAGCCAATTCTGTCACTGGTTCTTTTCTCCCGAATCGAATGCTCGAGCTCTCTCCAATCGCTTTCGGACCTCTCCGTGGAACGCTGGAAATGACTCCTGCCTAAATACTTCAAGGGCAGCTTCATGTGCGGCGATTGCCGACCTGATGGCTTCATCGCTCCGCGTTGGATGTGCGATAGCTAACGCTGTGTAGGCGATTCCAATGTTTGACTTGGTCTTGGCCCAATCTTGCGGCGACGATTTTCGAGTCCAGATGGTCAGAATATCGTCGTAAATCTTGAAGGCGTCATCGAACACTTCTTCGGATTCGAAGCCATGCTGACCGAGACGTACAAGAACATTGCAGAGGTTAGAACTAGTCGTGGCCCATTGATGCGGCAGTGTATCCTTCGTTTGGATCTTTAGAGCTGATTTGAGAGCAGCTGAGGCATCTCTCAACAGTTCGTGTGAAACTCGTCCCTCTGAACGATCAGCCAGATCCTTCAGGATCATTCCAATATCACTTTGCGCCTTTGCCCATTGCCAGGGCCAGCGCATACTAAGTTGTTTTGCCGGTAAGGATTTGCATCAAATAGTCAATGTTCCATCCGGCCATTCTTCTTTTCATGACGTTGCTTTGTTTGCCAGGATGTTTCTTGATGAGGCTGAGTGTGAGTCGTCTGAGCCATGACAAATTGTTCGCGAAGATTCGGTTTCGGACTCGACTCTCATCCTCGCGGTAGGTCATGTCGAGACTCCAGTGCAGCGTGTTTTCTATGGCCCAGTGACCACGAACCGTTGTTGCGAACAGCTCGCCTTTGCGACGCAGACTGCTGATGTAGTAGCGAACGTCAGAATGATGAATGCCGTCCTGCTCGTACATTCGGATCGCCGTTCCGATGGTCTTGAGTCCGGCCCATTTGTGGCCCACGTCAAAATCGACAGGCACGGTCGCCTGATAGTAGATTCTCTGTTCCTGCCGACCGTGTCCCTTCTCTGTTTCTTCATAGCGACTGACGGGACAGCGAGCGAAGTCATCCTCCAGGTGATCGAGAAAAAACTTCTGCACGACCTCATAGAGTTTCGGTTGGTTGCCTTTCAGGGCTAACACATAGTCTGCATTGCCAGACACGATCTGCTGCGCAATGTTTTTTTGACAACCCGCTGCGTCAATCGTAATGATCGCCTCATCGATATTGATTTCGTTCAGTAATTTCGGGATCGCGGTGATCTCGTTCGACTTCTCTTCCGTCGCCACCTGTCCCAGAGAAATCCCCTGATCAGAAGCCCACGCACTCACGATGAACAACGCACCCAGCCCATTCTTTTTGTCATGTGATCGACGGAGTGCTTTGCCATCAATCGCAATCTGTTTTCTGTAGCCTTCTTTCTGTTCGTCGGAAAGTCCTTCCAGCGATTCAATCCATTGCACGAAGCACGCTTGAAAGTCGTTCGGCTTCAGGAGAGAAAGGACGCGCCGGTACGTATCTTTTTTCGGAATGCCATGCGGAAGTGCCAGGTGTTTCTGCAGGCCATCGGCATTCAGTCGCGCCCATTCCGCAATCGCACTGGGGCCGTCGGCGTTGGCCAGCACTCCGCAAATGGCGATCACAATCACATCACCAAGCAGATGCAGACGATTGATGTTGGAACGCGGGTCTTTCAATTGATCAAAGTAATGAACAATGTTTCCTGTCAGCTCCTGGGTGACCGCCAGTTCAACTGTCGACATCTCTTGTCCTCTCCTCGTGAAGTCCGATGTTACGACACGAAAAGACTAACCAATACTCACTTGTCGCGCCAGCCTAAATTGCCCAAAGTGCGCGCTGGCCCTGGCCCATTGCTGAGGGTACTCCGCAAGCGTGAATGATCGTGTCGCATCCTGGCATGCCACGAGCGACCCGAGTAGCAGTCGTTTGCTATATTTCCCGGAGATCATCCTTCCCATAGCTGCCTTAACAATCGCAAGGTTGAGTTTCGCCCTCGCCCATTGCGTCGCATCAGTCCGGACACTGAGTGCTTCCTGAATTGCGTGTTCAGCCTCAAACAGCAGGTCAAGACCTTCCTGCCCTCCGGTCAGTTGGCCTTTTAGCGAAAGGGCATTTCCCAGATTGCTCTGGGTGTTCGCCCAAGATTCAGCGTGCTCAACTCTTGACTGTACCTGCAAAGCATTTTCATAGGCTTCCACGGCTTCTGTTAACAACTGCGACACTTGACTGCCATCAGCTCGTTTCCCAAGCTCCTGCAGGACATTGCCTAAAGCGATCTGGCTATTCGCCCAACGGGTCGGTAGTCGTTCCTGAGTGTTGATCTTAAGGGCCTCAAGCAGCACTTTCCTTGCCTCAGCGTACAAGTCTCTGGCTTCCTCACCGCCCGTTCGATTTGCAAGGGATGTGAGCGCCAGGCCAAGATTGTGGTTAATGTCCGCCCAATGCGTCGCGTTTGCCAACCGCTCCGTTTGTTCAGAGGCTTCTCGATACGATTCAATTGCTTGGTGTAGTATTTTGACAGACTCTTCAGCGTCTACTCGTTCGCCGAGATTGCTTGCGGCGTTGCCAATGCGGAACTTGATTCGTCTCCATCGAGCTCTGTCCGTCTTTTGGTCGACATATTTGAGTGCGAGATAATATGTCTCGATGGCATCGTTGTACTGATTACCCATGAAGTAGGCATCACCGCCAAGCACAACATCGTCGATTCCGTCGGCGACCTTCTCCTCGCCCACACCATTGGCGATCGAATCATCTTCAATATCTTTGAGCCCATCATTGATGGTGTCCATACCTGCCTTCCTGAGCGACGGTGCGGCGACGTCCAATCTGCCCTCCGCAAATGCTGCCAGCCCAACCTGCCTAAAGTCTGTTGCATTCTCTTTTGCTTTTTCGGCCCATTCCTGAAGAGCAGTATGCACCTCTTCCTCGGTGAATCCGTATTCCAGTCCGAAGGCGAGGACGTATTTCGCGAGGTCCCCTCGAGCTACCGATGCGGGGCGCAATTCACCAGAAGCTTCTTCGGCCGTTTGTTCGATAAATCTCTCAATACGTTGATCTGTCCAGAGCAGCTTCGAACCCTCCGGGAGAATTCGAATTTCAATCTCGTCGAGCTCGTCATCCGGCAAACGGAATTCGCCAGAAAGTGGATAGTGTATGACAAAACCAGGTTTCTCGATCGCGAGGGTTACGAGCCTTCCGCTTCGAAAGGCTGTCGGCAGCTGAATCCTAAACTCGCCGGTATCAGTCGTGATGGCGCTACCGACATTACGAACAAACACCTTCGTGTTCCTGACCGGTTGTTTGCTCTCCTTGGACTCACCAACGATCACGAGCATGCCACGCAGATATCGAGGCTGGCTTGTTTGGGCGTGCGTCTGAGGGATTGCCATTAAGCTAAGCACGGCCACGCAGATCGTTCTGTTCATTTGGCGCCTCCACCCGAAGTCGCTTCCTCCTCATGCGACTCTTTGACAAATGTCACGGGGAAGTGGTGGGTCCCCAGCCATACGTGGTTGCGGCTGGGTTCATATCCGGACTTCAGGGCTATCAACTCTACTTGTCGGTGCTGGGTCGTCGACAACCCTTCAAATCGAAACCGACCGTGCGGGTCAGTCCTGCACACCGGTGTTCCACCACTTTCGGTGTCAATATCCAACAGCGTCAGTTTCACACCAACAATTGGCTTGTTGGTGACCGCATCGATAACTGAGCCGCCGAGCACTGCAGGTACACTGCTTGCCGCTTGTTGACGAAACGTTGGGTTCGGTGGAATGCCAGCCACTTGTCCATCTCTTTCGTTGGACCCGCTCTGTCCTTGTATGAAAAAGAATGCGACTCCAATAAATGGAGTCATCAGTAGCGCTAGCTTCCAGGAACGTCCGGGAGCCCACGGCGCGGAAATATTCAGAAACACTCCATGATCGTCACCTTGCGAGTCGTCTGCCCAGCCTGCCCCTTCCGTAGCCAATGATGAGGCCGAGCAGCTTGCTCCAGGATCAGTGTTCTCGTCTTCACCAATACCAAGAGGCGGCTGCTCTTGTTCCAGCTTATCGATGGCGGCATCCGG
This DNA window, taken from Fuerstiella marisgermanici, encodes the following:
- a CDS encoding tyrosine-type recombinase/integrase, translated to MAHFPKPFFKKARGVWYVEINRKQVNLGPDKDAAFRQYHQLMGKPHEQHVSPESLIVIIDAFLEWTQKNRAPDTYEWYRHRLQRFVLKYPEMRVSALRPYHVEQWVDGYDVAQTTRRNYFRSIKRCLSWARRQGRIDSDPLEALDVPGAERKDVYIPADEFEQLLKFVPDVRFRDLLVTTYQTGCRPQESLRVVAEWVDVKHGRWVFPSKKSKGKKSPRIIYLNDDAMSISRRLVDEYPIGELFRNRSGRAWKTEAVNCCFDRIQTRMGKAILKEKGKEPSEKEIAKFIDTLAPTKREKGVVRHKRPAELRQEAKEKLFKRMANKVAPRYSLYALRHSWATNALKRGVDPLTVALLMGHKDPSMLARVYQHLSHSPKHMRDQARRATRR
- a CDS encoding carboxypeptidase-like regulatory domain-containing protein; this encodes MATYAFNEEAKKQFKAAGKTQRDFFDSFLAETPLKDHSSPWQAAGKQSRGVSRPAIVEFIDEINRLEIPFLGEDGHVHLDFAKHVVEAKKKPKIIREAGSSTEFMKTPPETTDLPDAAIDKLEQEQPPLGIGEDENTDPGASCSASSLATEGAGWADDSQGDDHGVFLNISAPWAPGRSWKLALLMTPFIGVAFFFIQGQSGSNERDGQVAGIPPNPTFRQQAASSVPAVLGGSVIDAVTNKPIVGVKLTLLDIDTESGGTPVCRTDPHGRFRFEGLSTTQHRQVELIALKSGYEPSRNHVWLGTHHFPVTFVKESHEEEATSGGGAK
- a CDS encoding beta strand repeat-containing protein; the encoded protein is MSIKSRLSSLCTVFDDRTVSRRRRVGCQLSARDVSRSSAESLEQRCLLTTIDLAALVSGDGTIIHGADAEDRSGFSVSSAGDVNRDGFDDLIIGAYWAYAANNAKERAGESYVIFGGKTFPATIDLANLGNTGIVIHGADEFGYSGYSVSAGGDVNGDGFDDLIIGASGPYSYTNGKYGAGNSYVVFGGDTLPTTIDLDNFGNAGLVIQGADELDASGISVSSAGDVNGDGFDDLLIGANFAYGANNAKNDAGESYVIFGGDTLPATIQLANLGNAGLIIYGADAEDESGYSVSDAGDVNGDGFDDFIIGASEADAANNAKTTAGESYVIFGGETLPATIDLGNLGNAGLVIHGADAGDASGISVSGAGDVNGDGFDDLIIGAVADAANNAKTAAGESYVIFGSASLPAMMDLANLGNAGLIIHGADTNDYSGVSVSSGGDLNGDGFDDLIIGASGADAANNAKNAAGESYVIFGGASLSTTIDLGNLGSDGITIFGTDAEDSAGSPASSAGDVNGDGFDDLIIGAYRADAGGTDTREGESYVVFGGNFTGGAETQVGDGTANTLMANQGAVAIDILIGGGGDDVLISDGGADVLRGGEGDDTLAIPDADFSSTRRIIGGNGRDTLRLDGSGITLDLTTVADNRIVDIEEIDISGSGDNTLTLDVQEVLNISSTSNTLTLLRDGDDTVDIGAGWTQAADDVIGGQTFEVFTQGAATLNVQRTPTITVAVAPAAVAEDGVGNLGYAFTRDITTGAITAGFSVSGAAAFATDYTQTGAATFTGAAGTVTFADGSATATVTIDPIADSVAELDETAILTLTAGADYLVGTSNAATGTITNDETATFTINDVTVNEGDGTLDFTLSLSNALDVAVDVDVSFVNVSTAAGDFNHDTQTISFAAGDNADKTISVPITEDSAPEASESFTASLVISSGTPVGARAVDVSDTGMGTITDNDDASPLGDVDGDTDFDASDSFLIHLAKLSGTDTQIDQSKGSSPLSASEIRAAIDAMQTVGDVDGDGDFDASDSFLIHLVKLSGTNAQIDQSKGSSALTAAQIRINVGNLGGPASGSGARTAGRVVSSDCYGSPVGLADKEDDDSMFGFSPQTKVRPPETVGEPDNTEISSAIWDNFRSWIDAI
- a CDS encoding tetratricopeptide repeat protein, producing MRWPWQWAKAQSDIGMILKDLADRSEGRVSHELLRDASAALKSALKIQTKDTLPHQWATTSSNLCNVLVRLGQHGFESEEVFDDAFKIYDDILTIWTRKSSPQDWAKTKSNIGIAYTALAIAHPTRSDEAIRSAIAAHEAALEVFRQESFPAFHGEVRKRLERARAFDSGEKNQ
- a CDS encoding TIGR03032 family protein → MSSASPAPIFELTSSRQFPDWLAEQKLSLAFTTYQAGKLFLLGLQPDGRLSVFERTFNRCLGLHATDQTLWLSSLYQLWRFENVLEPGQTAESFDRLYVPQVGYVTGDLDIHDVAVEDSGRVVFVNTLFGCLATISDTHSFVPLWKPPFIDRLAAEDRCHLNGLALENGKAKYVTAVSQSNVADGWRDRRHDGGCVIDVQTNAVVATGLSMPHSPRVYRDKLWVLNSGTGHFGFIDRDKGCFESVAFCPGYQRGLWFHGDYAIIGLSKQRENRTFSGLDLDQNLGKAQVDPRCGLHVIDLRTGDAIHWVRIEGVVSELYDVIILPGIRRPQALGFRTDEIRRVLRVGEESSL
- a CDS encoding ISAs1 family transposase; translation: MSTVELAVTQELTGNIVHYFDQLKDPRSNINRLHLLGDVIVIAICGVLANADGPSAIAEWARLNADGLQKHLALPHGIPKKDTYRRVLSLLKPNDFQACFVQWIESLEGLSDEQKEGYRKQIAIDGKALRRSHDKKNGLGALFIVSAWASDQGISLGQVATEEKSNEITAIPKLLNEINIDEAIITIDAAGCQKNIAQQIVSGNADYVLALKGNQPKLYEVVQKFFLDHLEDDFARCPVSRYEETEKGHGRQEQRIYYQATVPVDFDVGHKWAGLKTIGTAIRMYEQDGIHHSDVRYYISSLRRKGELFATTVRGHWAIENTLHWSLDMTYREDESRVRNRIFANNLSWLRRLTLSLIKKHPGKQSNVMKRRMAGWNIDYLMQILTGKTT